In Anser cygnoides isolate HZ-2024a breed goose chromosome Z, Taihu_goose_T2T_genome, whole genome shotgun sequence, a genomic segment contains:
- the LOC136789047 gene encoding E3 ubiquitin-protein ligase Topors-like gives MSGQDMAAGAQKAMEECALDVTAGASQQQQARPLEAAEDLLCPICMNDIEKAAYVAFCLHRFCLECIQQWAERKATCPICRRPFHRLLHSVRADDDYQEYVIVSSTRRRRDVARERDRSRSPHRQSSPHNSTADHSPSAPGRRPVGRDPASGEDAIRGPSNTTSQQAPTSGTSGEPTRLSTGQHPAGPTAAPRASFRTVLRRALRLDFCYLQ, from the coding sequence ATGTCGGGGCAGGACATGGCAGCGGGTGCCCAGAAAGCTATGGAGGAGTGCGCCTTAGACGTGACTGCCGgcgccagccagcagcagcaggccaggCCGTTGGAGGCAGCAGAAGACCTCCTGTGTCCCATCTGTATGAATGACATCGAGAAAGCAGCCTACGTGGCCTTCTGCTTGCACCGCTTCTGCTTGGAGTGCATCCAGCAGTGGGCCGAGAGGAAAGCCACGTGCCCCATCTGCAGGCGGCCCTTCCACCGGCTCCTGCACTCGGTGCGAGCGGACGATGACTACCAGGAATACGTCATCGTCTCTTCCACCCGTCGCCGCAGGGACGTGGCCAGAGAGAGGGACCGGAGCAGGTCCCCGCACCGGCAGTCCAGCCCACACAACTCGACCGCTGACCACAGCCCTTCAGCACCCGGAAGGAGGCCTGTGGGACGTGACCCAGCATCCGGAGAAGATGCCATTCGGGGGCCCTCCAACACCACCTCCCAGCAGGCTCCCACATCCGGCACTTCTGGGGAGCCAACCCGGCTGAGTACAGGGCAGCACCCGGCCGGCCCTACGGCCGCACCTCGCGCCAGCTTCAGAACAGTGCTGCGGCGAGCTCTGCGGCTTGACTTCTGTTACCTCCAATAA
- the LOC136789104 gene encoding E3 ubiquitin-protein ligase Topors-like, translating to MSGQDMAAGAQKAMEECALDVTAGASQQQQARPLEAAEDLLCPICMNDIEKAAYVAFCLHRFCLECIQQWAERKATCPICRRPFHRLLHSVRADDDYQEYVVVSSTRRRRDVARERDRSRSPHRQSSPHNSTADHSPSAPGRRPVGRDPASGEDAIRGPSNTTSQQAPTSGTSGEPTRLSTGQHPAGPTAAPRTSFRTVLRRALRLDFCYLQ from the coding sequence ATGTCGGGGCAGGACATGGCAGCGGGTGCCCAGAAAGCTATGGAGGAGTGCGCCTTAGACGTGACTGCCGgcgccagccagcagcagcaggccaggCCGTTGGAGGCAGCAGAAGACCTCCTGTGTCCCATCTGTATGAATGACATCGAGAAAGCAGCCTACGTGGCCTTCTGCTTGCACCGCTTCTGCTTGGAGTGCATCCAGCAGTGGGCCGAGAGGAAAGCCACGTGCCCCATCTGCAGGCGGCCCTTCCACCGGCTCCTGCACTCGGTGCGAGCGGACGATGACTACCAGGAATACGTCGTCGTCTCTTCCACCCGTCGCCGCAGGGACGTGGCCAGAGAGAGGGACCGGAGCAGGTCCCCGCACCGGCAGTCCAGCCCACACAACTCGACCGCTGACCACAGCCCTTCAGCACCCGGAAGGAGGCCTGTGGGACGTGACCCAGCATCCGGAGAAGATGCCATTCGGGGGCCCTCCAACACCACCTCCCAGCAGGCTCCCACATCCGGCACTTCTGGGGAGCCAACCCGGCTGAGTACAGGGCAGCACCCGGCCGGCCCTACGGCCGCACCTCGCACCAGCTTCAGAACAGTGCTGCGGCGAGCTCTGCGGCTTGACTTCTGTTACCTCCAATAA